From one Desulfobacterales bacterium genomic stretch:
- a CDS encoding DUF932 domain-containing protein, protein MMQAQFIQQRRGPTGAMTEDGQPKWFNSSVSFHKGNLQQIRSFVPEFERRAFALTQPGNERSRINERLDTIVRRPFGDDHSFIPVGVVSKGYALVPHLAVLDVAEKALDEAKIAPEEVKAELNITEYGERMALSLYLPEKFSFDPGDNHPLSMRLECFNSVDGSTRFRALMGWFRFVCSNGMVIGVTRSDVRRRHVGDLGLDDVQAVLTSGIQESEKEQQNFEQWRKKPITPNGLVPWVNKELKKGWGFKAAARVYHISRTGHDAEIVGPYKDNTPATIPVCMAKRVPGAPSECRNLYDVSQSLAWLAKERRDVQEQLAWREGIHDLLTPLVQ, encoded by the coding sequence ATGATGCAAGCGCAATTTATCCAACAGAGGCGGGGGCCGACGGGTGCGATGACCGAAGACGGCCAGCCGAAATGGTTTAATTCGTCGGTGAGTTTTCATAAGGGCAACTTGCAGCAGATCCGTTCCTTTGTGCCGGAATTTGAACGGCGGGCCTTTGCCCTTACCCAGCCGGGCAATGAACGTTCCCGGATAAATGAGCGGCTCGATACGATTGTCCGCAGACCGTTCGGGGATGACCACAGCTTCATCCCTGTCGGCGTGGTCTCCAAGGGATACGCCCTGGTGCCGCATCTGGCCGTGCTTGACGTGGCGGAAAAGGCTCTTGATGAAGCGAAGATTGCTCCCGAGGAAGTAAAGGCAGAACTGAACATCACCGAATACGGTGAGCGGATGGCCCTGAGTCTTTATTTGCCGGAGAAGTTTTCTTTCGATCCAGGTGACAACCATCCGCTTTCGATGCGCCTGGAGTGTTTTAATTCTGTGGACGGCAGCACCCGGTTCCGGGCATTGATGGGCTGGTTCCGCTTTGTTTGCAGCAATGGCATGGTTATCGGCGTCACCCGTTCCGATGTGCGGCGGCGGCATGTAGGGGATTTGGGCCTTGATGACGTGCAGGCGGTGTTGACTTCGGGTATTCAGGAATCGGAAAAAGAGCAGCAAAATTTTGAGCAATGGCGCAAGAAACCAATCACCCCGAATGGCCTTGTCCCCTGGGTCAACAAAGAGCTGAAAAAGGGCTGGGGTTTCAAGGCGGCGGCTCGGGTGTATCATATTTCCCGTACCGGGCATGATGCGGAAATTGTCGGACCTTACAAGGATAATACCCCGGCCACTATCCCAGTTTGTATGGCGAAAAGAGTGCCTGGAGCGCCGTCGGAATGCCGTAATCTTTATGATGTGAGCCAGTCGCTGGCCTGGCTGGCCAAGGAAAGAAGGGATGTGCAGGAACAGCTTGCCTGGCGGGAAGGCATTCATGATTTGCTCACGCCGCTGGTGCAGTGA